The genomic segment CTCTAATGCTGGTAGCATGATGACATGCATCAGTGCCCTCTGTAAACTGTTTGTCATAGGAAaggaatcatcatcaccattatcatcatcattttaacatccattttcccatgcttacACAGGTTAGGCTGAATTCTGTTATGCCTATGGCTGGAGGCCTTTCCTGTCACcgacctgttttcaagtaagatatTTCTTCATGACTGGACATGATTTTTGCAGAAAACTGAGAAGGGGACACCATAGTAATGTTCATAGGAAAAATATCCAAactataaaagacaaacaaaaaacatgTTACACAACAAAAATGGACAGTTTTCTTTGATTCAATGTTTGCCAGTTCTGTATTTCACATGAAAACATCCTTGCTTATTACCCTGATCTTTGTTTTCCTATTTAATTTCCCCTTTAAATATCAGCTTTGATCTTGGGCAATCTCAGGTGGGTTGGCCCTTTTCAACCCTTTTGAGACTGGCCGTGGCTCTATGATATAAACTTGCTGCATtttagtgatctaaattaaaaccttccatcaaaatatcATGTTAATTAATTTTCCAGTTTAAtcatgacaaagttattttctaaattcttccttattttcaacattaattgaagcaaaggctttgtatttcaacagaaatacggtttCAAATatgttaagatattttctttcaaatgtcaCTTGgcattttccagcattaaactgcatattattgtcctcagcccaggTTTTCAGGTTTGCAACATCGCTAGGGCTTTGTATTTTCTGTAAAACTTTCATATCATCTgtgtagctagcaagggtggttATCCTGgcagctgagggcatatctgagacgGCCAcgatgaaaagcagtggtcccaagttagtgccctgtggaacaccactcactatttgtgttttctttgaagtggctccattggccacaaCTGCCTGACTTccatctttcagaaagtcatgtaatcACTCGCCAAGTCTTCCAGCTATGCCGATATCAcccagtttgtggcatatcataccatgatcaacTATATCGAAAGCTTTTGCAAATTCAAGATATATTACATCCACacttgagttgttgagtaactgcctcaacacccagtcatagtgttgtaagagctgggttAGACAGTTCCTACCTGGGCACaaaccatgctgggtatcactcaagTTGTTTTCTTCGAGGAATGcaattagtttccctctgactattcgttccttgattttgctgatgtgtgaagtcagagagagaggCTTATAgcttttggcatctgctctgcttcctcctttatgggtTGGTCATTTTATTCCCTCCTTTAGTTTGCTTGGCAGCCTGCCATTTGTaagaaaactctggaagaaaattTATAGTGGTTTTGCCAGGGCACAtttacacgatttgaggaggatttctgggaaaccatcaggaccagcagttgagtttgtgtccacctcatctatggctagtatTGTCTTCTTCACCAACGTCAATGTGATCCATGGTAACTGCCTCGCTGGTTACAGGTGAGGCAgcaaagaaatccactggttcgttcacttgtctgtgttccattggggtggtaaagacacttttgaactggtcattcagtacctcactgatacacatatatatatatgcatgtaccggtggcacataaaagcacccactacactctcggagtggttggcattaggaagggcatccagctgtagaaactctgccaaatcagattggagcctggtgtaaccatctggttcaccagtccacagtcaaatcgtccaacccatgccagcatggaaagcggacgttaaacgatgatgatgatgtttgtgtgtgtagtaagcTAATATATCTTTTTGCATTTCTGTTCCTGTTTCCTTTTCTCCTTGGTTtccattcagttttttttatacatgtacatgtatagagtgtgtatacatatgtataaatatacatataaataaacagattatatacatatatatatatatatatatatatatatatatatgtgtgtgtgtgtgtgtgtgtgtgNNNNNNNNNNatatatatatatatatatatatgtgtgtgtgtgtgtgtgtgtgtgtgtgtgtgtggacaagcaactatataaatatatattatacaaacacacatgcacacatatacatacatacaaatgttttttcacacacacacacacacatgtcagtaTGCTGAAGGCAATTGAAGAATTGATTAATTGCAACACAGTTATTAATAAGAGATGAGATTAGTTGTTGgagcaacaatatttatttcttattgctAGCAAATAGCACTTATAAATACAGTATAATGGTGTTTATTACTGtaataaaatatgacaaaagagactacatatctatatttttatggcTTCATGAGAAGGAAGAACAGCAATGTCAGTGACTTTTTCCATGGCCTCAGAGACTAGTAGTAAGCAGGGTCAAAAATTATTCTTAGCCAGTCAATCCATCCTGAATGCTTACAATGCAATGAATTCTGCAGAAAGCATTCATAAGCCTGTCTGTAGAGTTAAACCAAGTAGGATATAATACTCAAGATCAGAGTCTTCAGTGCAATTCTCTCTACACAATTTCACCCTGGGGTTAACCTGATGCTATGCCACACAAtaagactgaatccaaaaccatatgTTTGTAAAATGAACTGCATGGTCATGCCTAGATAATATGTTAATATAATTGGCAGTGTATCTCAAtttgtctctttgtttgtccctctaccTACAAAAGGTAATAATTCTGAGTTTATTGGATTTGTCTCCCTTAATTGCTATAGACTAATGTCTAGAGAATGCTTATGCCACTGTTGATGGTATTAGGTAATGTTAGATCTATAATTAATTGATAGATAAACagtattattgctattaatagcACAGtcattacaaaaatacaaaaatacgaaagacaaattttcttttaagatccattttttaaaattttattttgatttaatagatatttttttaaagttaaccTTCATCCCATTATTTTTGATGAGCAttgtgaaatttaaaacaaaagtcaTAATTATTGCATTTACATAACATTTGTGCATATTAGTCGGAGTAGCAAGGTTATTTTTAAGGCTTTGTCACAGGAAGGATAGCAATGCCAGAAAAAACATTTTCCATGGCTTCGGAGGCTGCTTgcaggaggaaaagaaattgttttcaaCTTGTCATTCCAATAAGAATCTATCACATGATGAGTAATGCTCACATGTGAGTAATGCTCACATGATGAGTAATGCTAGCATGATGAGTAATGCTCACATGATGAGTAATGCTCACATGATGAGTAATGCTCACATGATGAGTAATGCTCACATGATGAGTAATGCTCGCATGATGAGTAATGCTCACATGATGAGTAATGCTCACATGATGAGTAATGCTCACATGATGAGTAATGCTCGCATGATGAGTAATGCTCCCAGGTGGAGTAATGCTCGCATGATGNNNNNNNNNNNNNNNNNNNNNNNNNNNNNNNNNNNNNNNNNNNNNNNNNNNNNNNNNNNNNNNNNNNNNNNNNNNNNNNNNNNNNNNNNNNNNNNNNNNNNNNNNNNNNNNNNNNNNNNNNNNNNNNNNNNNNNNNNNNNNNNNNNNNNNNNNNNNNNNNNNNNNNNNNNNNNNNNNNNNNNNNNNNNNNNNNNNNNNNNNNNNNNNNNNNNNNNNNNNNNNNNNNNNNNNNNNNNNNNNNNNNNNNNNNNNNNNNNNNNNNNNNNNNNNNNNNNNNNNNNNNNNNNNNNNNNNNNNNNNNNNNNNNNNNNNNNNNNNNNNNNNNNNNNNNNNNNNNNNNNNNNNNNNNNNNNNNNNNNNNNNNNNNNNNNNNNNNNNNNNNNNNNNNNNNNNNNNNNNNNNNNNNNNNNNNNNNNNNNNNNNNNNNNNNNNNNNNNNNNNNNNNNNNNNNNNNNNNNNNNNNNNNNNNNNNNNNNNNNNNNNNNNNNNNNNNNNNNNNNNNNNNNNNNNNNNNNNNNNNNNNNNNNNNNNNNNNNNNNNNNNNNNNNNNNNNNNNNNNNNNNNNNNNNNNNNNNNNNNNNNNNNNNNNNNNNNNNNNNNNNNNNNNNNNNNNNNNNNNNNNNNNNNNNNNNNNNNNNNNNNNNNNNNNNNNNNNNNNNNNNNNNNNNNNNNNNNNNNNNNNNNNNNNNNNNNNNNNNNNNNNNNNNNNNNNNNNNNNNNNNNNNNNNNNNNNNNNNNNNNNNNNNNNNNNNNNNNNNNNNNNNNNNNNNNNNNNNNNNNNNNNNNNNNNNNNNNNNNNNNNNNNNNNNNNNNNNNNNNNNNNNNNNNNNNNNNNNNNNNNNNNNNNNNNNNNNNNNNNNNNNNNNNNNNNNNNNNNNNNNNNNNNNNNNNNNNNNNNNNNNNNNNNNNNNNNNNNNNNNNNNNNNNNNNNNNNNNNNNNNNNNNNNNNNNNNNNNNNNNNNNNNNNNNNNNNNNNNNNNNNNNNNNNNNNNNNNNNNNNNNNNNNNNNNNNNNNNNNNNNNNNNNNNNNNNNNNNNNNNNNNNNNNNNNNNNNNNNNNNNNNNNNNNNNNNNNNNNNNNNNNNNNNNNNNNNNNNNNNNNNNNNNNNNNNNNNNNNNNNNNNNNNNNNNNNNNNNNNNNNNNNNNNNNNNNNNNNNNNNNNNNNNNNNNNNNNNNNNNNNNNNNNNNNNNNNNNNNNNNNNNNNNNNNNNNNNNNNNNNNNNNNNNNNNNNNNNNNNNNNNNNNNNNNNNNNNNNNNNNNNNNNNNNNNNNNNNNNNNNNNNNNNNNNNNNNNNNNNNNNNNNNNNNNNNNNNNNNNNNNNNNNNNNNNNNNNNNNNNNNNNNNNNNNNNNNNNNNNNNNNNNNNNNNNNNNNNNNNNNNNNNNNNNNNNNNNNNNNNNNNNNNNNNNNNNNNNNNNNNNNNNNNNNNNNNNNNNNNNNNNNNNNNNNNNNNNNNNNNNNNNNNNNNNNNNNNNNNNNNNNNNNNNNNNNNNNNNNNNNNNNNNNNNNNNNNNNNNNNNNNNNNNNNNNNNNNNNNNNNNNNNNNNNNNNNNNNNNNNNNNNNNNNNNNNNNNNNGTAATGCTCGCATGATGAGTAATGCTCCCAGGTGGAGTAATGCTCGCATGATGAGTAATGCTCGTATGATGAGTAATGCTCACAGGATGAGTAATGCTCGCATGATGAGTAATGCTCACATGATGAGTAATGCTCGCATGACGAGTAATGCTCGTATGATGAGTAATGCTCGCATGATGAGTAATGCTCCCAGGTGGAGTAATGCTCGCATGATGAGTAATGCTCCCAGGTGGAGTAATGCTCGCATGACGAGTAATGCTCGTATGATGAGTAATGCTCCCAGGTGGAGTAAAGCTCGCATGTTGAGTAATGCTCGTATGATGAGTAATTCTCCCAGGTGGAGTAATGCTCGCATGATGAGTAATGCTTGCATGATGAGTAATGCTTGCATGATGAGTAATGCTCCCAGGTGGAGTAATGCTCGCATGATGAGTAATGCTTGTATGATGAGTAATGCTCACAGGATGAGTAATGCTCGCATGATGAGTAATGCTCCCAGGTGGAGTAATGCTCGCATGATTAGTAATGCTCCCAGGTAGAGTAATGCTCGCATGATGAGTAATGCTCCCAGATGGAGTAATGCTCGCATGATGAGTAATGCTTGCATGATGAGTA from the Octopus bimaculoides isolate UCB-OBI-ISO-001 chromosome 11, ASM119413v2, whole genome shotgun sequence genome contains:
- the LOC106878520 gene encoding uncharacterized protein LOC106878520, translating into MSNAPRWSNARMMSNARMMSNAHRMSNARMMSNAHMMSNARMTSNARMMSNARMMSNAPRWSNARMMSNAPRWSNARMTSNARMMSNAPRWSKARMLSNARMMSNSPRWSNARMMSNACMMSNACMMSNAPRWSNARMMSNACMMSNAHRMSNARMMSNAPRWSNARMISNAPR